AATTAAGatgtttacaaatttttataattttttaagctcTTGAGTTGCATAGGCAGACATTGtattgcacaaaaaaaattaacaacaaATGTGTTGAAGCAAGACTGAAAATCTTAATATCGTAAAATAGATGGGAACAAATACTCTTTGTACAAATCAGATCTCTAgttcaaatttcaatttaatttgaaatcatATACCGTCTCATTAAATCTTTGTTATATTAAcgattaacaattatattattaaactgtcATGTGACTTTGGCATGCTTTGGTTTTGTATCCACAAAAACCTAGGAACAAAACCTAAGAACCTAACATTACAAGCTgcacttttttaatatcatctAATCATCTAATCTAATCAGGAATGTGTCtatgtaaatacataaaaatacaattattacaagATTTACTTCATCGTCCAGCTGTCGTATTTCTcgcaattattaaatgttcaaCATATCACACTTATAAATGTTCATGTATGGAACTAGAAGACTATGATTCGATTACCCCGTTATCGGCCGCATATTATTTCAAGATAGATTTCAAGATAGATAGATATCAAGTGCaagatagttaaaaaaataaaataattattttagatcaGATTCTAGATCGAATGTAATGTTTGCGCCTTAATTTTGTCTCAATTCCATGCAGATACAATTCACTATTTTTAagtcaaaaatattgttaagtACTTTACAGCGTTATTGAGCATTTCTGACCTAATTTGCTTgataattttctacatttatttgCAAGTTATCTATTGAGAAAGTAATGTACGTAATGTTACGTCGCTTCATTATTAATAGCTTCTCGCAAAAGCTCTATACCCATAGTCCAAATTATCGATGTATCTGTATTCACAGTTACTTCGGTCTTGTTGTACGTATTTGAAGTACTTACTAAACCTCCAAAGTGCATAGTTGTGTcatctgaaaataataaaagcaaacGGAATTAGGAAAACTGTTTCAATATCGAACTCTGATGCAACAAAAAGCGATTTATCTACTTGaagttaatatatttgaaaagtataaaaacgtACTTAAATTCCATTTCAAGCCAGTCGTTGATACATGATTAACTGAACTTCCAAATGGCAGTAGACCGCACCAAGATTGTCCTCTCACTAAGATCTCTGGTATACGTATATTGTGCAAACCAGGTTTTAATAGCCACGTCAAAGAATTGCTCGCAACTTGTATCACCtgcagaaaaaatattccTGTAGATATCtacatgcataaaataaatatgagagATACAAGCGCATGATGAATCACCTTTGTGTTTCCCACCAGCTTGTCACTTTTGTACAATGTATTGATATTGCCGATGATATGATCGAATCTACCCGATGTTTCTGCAAGCACGTATATTACATCCAACTGTCAACAATACGTTTAACTTTATTACATACAGGGtcgattttttaaagtaacatGCAATAAATCTTaagaattacatttatattcttcCTCTTGGCGTACTGTGCGATTTGCATCAAGGCTTTGGTGTAATCCGTATGCGACTGATCGGGCGTCTCGACAACAGTAGATCCCATACTTATCAGCTTCTCGACAACAATTACCGAACAACTATCCATATCACCCGTAATCAGATCAGGTACATATTGTCTATGCTCACCGTTCAACAACTTTATTCCCTGTTCCTCCAAGTACTTCATCCATCTGTGCGTTCCACCATCGACGGTGACAGTGATGTGAGctgattataaacatttatgtaaattatcaCGCCAAagtcaacaaaaaaatatgaaaaattctgaaaattatcTCATAGAGTGACAAAACACGTGTCACATCTTTTTTGTGACGTACCTCTTTGCCAGATTCGAAGCAGCACGTCATGCTTCCATTGTATAGGACGATCCAACACGATCACCGCGTACTCGCAACACGTGTCGTGAAATATATCGGACGGATTCCACTCGGTGCTGTTAAGCTCTGATTTTTGTTCCATCGCACAATTCGACAACGCGACGCGTTCCAGCACTGAAAAGAGTTTAATCTGCGTATTAAGGTTAGAATTCCTAACCTAACTTAGAAATACGAGTTTACGTAATGCAAAGCCGGTATGTATGTTTTTCTCGCGTTCGGTGAAGCGAATCGTCGAAgcggaaagaaagaaggaatttatgctaaaacatttttttttcctacttTTATCCTTGTAAAGCTTATGTAATCGTTGTTCAGAGTCGCACGCGTCGAAACTCAGTTTCGGAATAGCAAAAACACAGACTGTTGCATTTGAACGCGTGACATTTGTATTCATTGCGTACTTTGCATATCGCGAGAAATGTGCGATAGACCTCATATCTCATTACCATGCCTCGTTGTAATGCGATAAGTGCCGTCGCAGGTTTAGCGACAAACACCGTTCGCTGTTATATTGTTGAGTCACACAATTTTACGAGCATTTATTCGTAACAGCGATGACACATACAATCTTCGATAGTTTTCGAATTAATCTTAAAAGATCGCCGCGACGTACCGTTGCACCGCGAAAGCAGCTGTCTTGAAGATGCCAAAATTGTGTCAGAAAATATTCGTATAGACACCATGTTGCGAAATTTCATGCCGAAACGTGTCGATTGATAGAATATCAGCACACCGTCGCACGGCACCGCATATGCGAAATGTCATACAGCTGCACTTGCTCTActtctcttaaaataaaacaaacatttatgcatagaaaagaaaaagatgaaggattatgaataaagaaacaagaaagaaatatatatgtatattttaatcatatctattatattttatttctttcctctcttttttttctatgaaaacAATTTGTACTGAGCATACCTCTCTTATAACTTTCAATGCAGAAAGTGCAAGAAAGTGTAACCAAAACAAAAACAGCTGATAGCTCCACATCTTTCACAATTACGTGCAATTTGTGTAATTGTATAATTCctataattgatttataattattttcacctTTTGTCTatcttatcagtttaataagcacaatattttactatcaaaaagatatttcttcacttataactaattttttttactaattgcaGATAACAATCAATGGGATCAAAGATGTGGATATGGAAAAATATACCGGGTATTCCAGGCCGCTGCAACGATGTGCTTTACATGCGGCCGGTTTCACAGCCAACGCCTGACCTTCTTGTATTCTTCGGTGGTGATGTCCAAGTAAGTTCAGaatcaatcaaataattataatctttatccTTATagtaattcaattatttttttcgatatttactGACTAAACACATCTTATAAAGT
Above is a genomic segment from Linepithema humile isolate Giens D197 chromosome 6, Lhum_UNIL_v1.0, whole genome shotgun sequence containing:
- the LOC105677056 gene encoding thiamine pyrophosphokinase 1 isoform X1, with the translated sequence MNTNVTRSNATVCVFAIPKLSFDACDSEQRLHKLYKDKMLERVALSNCAMEQKSELNSTEWNPSDIFHDTCCEYAVIVLDRPIQWKHDVLLRIWQRAHITVTVDGGTHRWMKYLEEQGIKLLNGEHRQYVPDLITGDMDSCSVIVVEKLISMGSTVVETPDQSHTDYTKALMQIAQYAKRKNINLDVIYVLAETSGRFDHIIGNINTLYKSDKLVGNTKVIQVASNSLTWLLKPGLHNIRIPEILVRGQSWCGLLPFGSSVNHVSTTGLKWNLNDTTMHFGGLVSTSNTYNKTEVTVNTDTSIIWTMGIELLREAINNEAT
- the LOC105677056 gene encoding thiamine pyrophosphokinase 1 isoform X3, yielding MNTNVTRSNATVCVFAIPKLSFDACDSEQRLHKLYKDKMLERVALSNCAMEQKSELNSTEWNPSDIFHDTCCEYAVIVLDRPIQWKHDVLLRIWQRAHITVTVDGGTHRWMKYLEEQGIKLLNETSGRFDHIIGNINTLYKSDKLVGNTKVIQVASNSLTWLLKPGLHNIRIPEILVRGQSWCGLLPFGSSVNHVSTTGLKWNLNDTTMHFGGLVSTSNTYNKTEVTVNTDTSIIWTMGIELLREAINNEAT
- the LOC105677056 gene encoding thiamine pyrophosphokinase 1 isoform X2; this translates as MKFRNMVSIRIFSDTILASSRQLLSRCNVLERVALSNCAMEQKSELNSTEWNPSDIFHDTCCEYAVIVLDRPIQWKHDVLLRIWQRAHITVTVDGGTHRWMKYLEEQGIKLLNGEHRQYVPDLITGDMDSCSVIVVEKLISMGSTVVETPDQSHTDYTKALMQIAQYAKRKNINLDVIYVLAETSGRFDHIIGNINTLYKSDKLVGNTKVIQVASNSLTWLLKPGLHNIRIPEILVRGQSWCGLLPFGSSVNHVSTTGLKWNLNDTTMHFGGLVSTSNTYNKTEVTVNTDTSIIWTMGIELLREAINNEAT